A genome region from Bifidobacterium coryneforme includes the following:
- a CDS encoding InlB B-repeat-containing protein: MSVSIKMRPLAAAVAMAAVLACGMTATNRSALGDEDGTGTGTAPANTSGCIIGTSTIADCFPDRELAEDVAWYITPRKNPTDILTQADIDGLTRLYTNDVANLAGIENLTGLTELHIQDGLTPDLTPLDNPVLTQNITKLEISLSAISDVTPLRNYTNAEYIDLSGNQIFDLSPLKDLHPRTMRAYGQDIFLGREDLRDDPNQAVSMPLPIDKDGEPVTPSDIEPAEGMEQTATELIWSAPAANGLRSFRFGDFDSLSRFGGTVQLEVVTAEPRLVTFTPNQPVDPQPTTGQQVAQGRTVTKPADPACPGYRFVGWYTSPRVGGERFDFGKPVMENTPLYGRWISDTDNNPGDDQNGSTGTTTPDPDETKTPLPELEKVACEPGTSTYTQCFPDEDLAEQLAAAAGKEPQDTLTQDDIDREFNDDVALNDVWNLNGIQILKNIKTISLDYDYTHGQSAVDLRPLSALTETTTFLLTGTADKNTPVFPLVTDFSPLSKMEKMENLSISNAGLKSLNGIESLANMKELRELELSYDQITDPGPLAALSGLPSLKQLNLDGNSILDASPLIPFVDKSIAMVLVGDQEIIVGRHEFPGTKLTLPLPTLPDGRNCYLDRRQIGTITAEGRYDPKNHGVVWNVPVQDTVHSYSFDDGSQREGGWFHGGTVSDRPIGDVTGRDIYKIRFDLGTAPTSSRIPDQLVYSGNLASKVPDPIRYKHDFDGWYMENTPDPTDEDEDDMPIWPWNRSGTGDVLTRNLAEPGDVLTRNLRDSSDSDSTAGGGSADSGTAADEVLFDFASTRVKKDIELTARWTPLYILTFDSQGGSAVSSQTVRADRTPNEPTAPTRAGYTFQGWSTEAQNGTPVDFTQHIGQDTTVYAQWAPVTTPISPPTPGNPLVPENPIIQTTDPAPRGSHVDTLASTGAALLGLVFATLAIAICGLVCRTRPRSRRSSVPR; this comes from the coding sequence GTGTCAGTCTCCATAAAGATGCGCCCGCTGGCGGCTGCCGTGGCAATGGCCGCCGTCCTGGCCTGTGGGATGACCGCAACCAACAGATCGGCCTTGGGAGATGAAGACGGGACAGGGACCGGGACCGCTCCTGCCAACACCTCAGGCTGCATAATCGGAACCTCCACCATCGCCGACTGCTTCCCCGATCGGGAGCTGGCGGAAGATGTGGCCTGGTACATCACGCCCCGGAAGAATCCAACGGATATCCTGACGCAGGCTGATATAGACGGGCTAACGCGCCTTTATACCAACGACGTTGCCAACCTGGCGGGCATCGAAAACCTCACCGGCCTTACCGAGCTGCACATCCAAGATGGCCTTACTCCCGACCTGACCCCCTTGGACAACCCTGTTCTGACACAGAACATCACGAAGCTGGAAATCTCTCTTAGCGCAATCTCCGATGTCACTCCCCTGCGGAACTACACCAATGCCGAGTACATAGACCTGTCGGGCAACCAAATTTTCGATTTGTCACCCTTGAAAGACCTGCATCCCAGAACCATGAGAGCGTACGGTCAAGATATATTCCTCGGTCGTGAGGACCTGCGGGACGATCCCAACCAGGCCGTCAGCATGCCCCTCCCGATCGACAAGGACGGGGAACCCGTCACCCCAAGCGACATCGAGCCGGCGGAAGGCATGGAGCAGACCGCCACCGAACTCATCTGGTCCGCACCAGCAGCCAACGGCCTCCGCTCCTTCAGATTCGGCGACTTTGACAGCCTCTCTCGCTTTGGCGGCACTGTGCAGTTGGAGGTGGTGACTGCCGAGCCCAGGCTGGTCACCTTCACCCCTAACCAGCCGGTGGACCCGCAGCCCACCACCGGGCAGCAGGTCGCCCAGGGCCGCACCGTCACAAAGCCGGCAGACCCCGCCTGCCCCGGATACCGCTTCGTCGGCTGGTACACCTCCCCCAGGGTGGGAGGCGAACGCTTCGACTTCGGAAAACCCGTCATGGAGAACACCCCCCTGTACGGACGATGGATCAGCGACACCGACAACAACCCCGGCGACGACCAGAACGGATCCACCGGGACCACCACCCCGGACCCCGACGAAACCAAGACGCCCCTCCCCGAACTCGAGAAGGTCGCCTGCGAACCCGGAACCTCGACCTACACCCAGTGCTTCCCCGACGAGGACCTGGCCGAACAGCTCGCAGCCGCAGCAGGCAAGGAACCCCAGGACACCCTCACCCAGGACGACATCGACCGGGAGTTCAACGATGACGTCGCCCTCAACGACGTATGGAACCTCAACGGCATACAAATCCTCAAAAACATCAAAACCATCTCACTGGACTACGACTACACGCACGGCCAGTCTGCGGTGGATCTGCGCCCCCTCTCCGCACTGACCGAAACCACAACGTTCCTGCTGACCGGCACAGCCGACAAGAACACGCCTGTCTTCCCCCTGGTCACCGATTTCTCGCCCCTGTCCAAGATGGAAAAGATGGAGAACCTCTCCATCAGCAATGCAGGATTGAAAAGCCTGAACGGAATCGAGTCCTTAGCGAACATGAAAGAGCTCAGGGAATTGGAGCTGAGCTATGATCAGATCACTGATCCCGGTCCGCTGGCGGCCCTCAGCGGCCTGCCCTCACTGAAGCAGCTCAACCTCGACGGCAACAGTATTTTGGACGCGAGTCCTCTCATACCATTCGTGGATAAGTCAATCGCCATGGTTTTAGTAGGTGATCAAGAAATCATCGTAGGCCGGCACGAATTCCCCGGCACCAAACTGACCCTGCCCCTGCCCACGCTTCCGGACGGCAGGAACTGCTACCTTGATAGGCGGCAAATCGGAACGATTACAGCTGAAGGCCGCTATGATCCTAAAAACCATGGGGTTGTTTGGAATGTCCCGGTCCAGGATACAGTCCACAGTTACTCATTCGATGATGGGAGCCAGCGAGAAGGCGGTTGGTTCCACGGAGGAACTGTAAGCGACCGGCCGATTGGTGATGTGACCGGGCGGGATATATACAAGATCCGCTTCGATCTGGGCACCGCACCCACATCCTCACGGATTCCCGATCAGCTGGTGTACTCGGGGAATCTGGCGAGCAAGGTCCCCGATCCCATCCGGTACAAGCACGACTTCGACGGCTGGTACATGGAGAACACCCCCGACCCCACGGACGAGGACGAGGACGACATGCCGATCTGGCCCTGGAACCGCTCCGGCACAGGCGACGTCCTGACACGGAACCTGGCCGAACCCGGCGACGTCCTGACCCGGAACCTCCGCGACTCCAGCGACTCCGACAGCACCGCAGGCGGCGGTTCGGCGGATTCGGGCACCGCCGCGGATGAGGTCCTGTTCGACTTCGCCAGCACAAGGGTCAAGAAGGACATCGAGCTGACCGCCCGGTGGACCCCGCTCTATATCCTGACCTTCGACAGCCAGGGCGGCAGCGCCGTGTCCTCCCAGACCGTCCGCGCCGACCGGACACCCAACGAGCCGACAGCCCCGACCCGGGCCGGGTACACCTTCCAAGGATGGTCCACCGAAGCACAGAACGGCACACCCGTCGACTTCACCCAGCACATAGGACAGGACACCACCGTATACGCCCAATGGGCACCGGTAACAACACCGATCAGCCCTCCGACTCCCGGCAATCCCCTGGTTCCCGAGAACCCAATCATCCAAACGACTGATCCAGCACCACGAGGGTCCCATGTGGACACCTTGGCATCCACGGGTGCAGCTCTCCTGGGGCTGGTGTTTGCCACACTGGCCATAGCCATTTGCGGCCTTGTCTGCCGGACCCGCCCTCGGTCACGAAGGAGCTCGGTGCCGCGCTAA
- a CDS encoding InlB B-repeat-containing protein, whose protein sequence is MSVSVKIRQLAAVLSVAMLLGCGMTATVKMAFGEEDGNESTRIGTSNCVMGSSTYLDCFPDYRMAQQVSASVPRKDLHAADIMTQADVDQITKVSIYSRDWAVTSLEGIQSLTSLVDLSIDGGIVSDLSPLDDPVLSRNIKRLEIEESEITDVSPLRNYTNAEYIDLMYNRISDLSPLKDLHPKELNVLEQTVYLDRKDIRDNPNQAISMPLPLGRNGEPVAISEINPTDGLTQTDTDLTWSAPAAGGTRSFSFSEASDDKSYEFEGTVEMEVVTAEPRLVTFTPSHPVNPQPTTGRQIGLGLTVPKPADPVCPGYRFVGWYTSARGMGGVRFNFEKPILENTALYGRWVSDTPNNNNDDESNPPEPSTPDPDDNQTQLPELEKIVCEPGVSTYRQCFPDPDLAKQLASSTDKEPDAVLTEEDVAKRFREISLTDVWDFNGIQILKNAEAIMLDYAYPEQEPPQSGQTSLDLRPLAELPEIWSFELFASGDVETEMDPLITDFTPMSKMKELREIYINGAGVKDLKGFESFTDMPQLREIDLEDNHISDVTPLDGLKNLRYMEFLSLDSNRIFDMSPIEGLSKFRTEITAIQQLAIVPRHELPGEAMAMSLPIRPDGKYAEKDIDSISGNGYHKRSDYAVVWDAPVVDSVHSFDFMEEGSRESSWEFEGTVTDRPLDDKSSARDIYKIEFDLGTGSTSPAQIPDQLVYAGNLANKVSDPVRFKHVFDGWYLNGEPLTPDHSSNGNKSDSQGNSNGTLVDSGNTLTRNLANPGDVLTRNLLYSGSDDKSPTGSDTTTDEGPSDSDSTAEESPFDFDNTRINRDIVLTARWTPLYTMTFDSQGGSAVPSQTVPDGETVDEPTDPTWDGHTFLGWFTESKGGESADFSQPLRQDTTVYAHWRLNPTPANLITPGNQGDQSPGTPVPGSLFGILASTGSDFLGLVFAALIVALCGLVCQAHLRSRRSSVPR, encoded by the coding sequence GTGTCAGTCTCTGTGAAAATACGACAGCTGGCTGCGGTTCTGTCCGTAGCCATGCTCCTGGGCTGCGGGATGACCGCAACCGTAAAAATGGCATTCGGCGAAGAAGACGGGAATGAAAGTACCCGAATCGGCACCTCCAACTGTGTGATGGGGAGTTCCACCTACTTGGATTGTTTCCCCGACTACCGCATGGCACAACAGGTATCGGCTTCGGTTCCACGCAAAGACCTGCATGCAGCAGACATAATGACTCAGGCAGATGTGGACCAGATAACCAAAGTGTCTATTTACTCCCGCGACTGGGCGGTCACCAGTCTGGAAGGCATTCAAAGCCTCACCTCCCTCGTCGATCTGAGCATCGACGGCGGTATTGTCTCCGACCTGAGTCCGCTGGACGATCCAGTCCTTAGCCGGAACATCAAGCGATTGGAAATCGAAGAGAGCGAAATCACCGATGTTTCGCCCTTACGGAACTACACCAATGCCGAGTATATCGATCTGATGTACAACCGGATTTCCGATCTTTCGCCCTTGAAAGACCTCCATCCCAAGGAGCTGAACGTACTGGAACAGACCGTATATCTGGACCGCAAGGACATACGAGACAATCCCAATCAGGCCATTAGCATGCCCCTTCCGCTTGGCAGAAATGGCGAACCAGTTGCCATAAGTGAAATCAACCCGACCGACGGCCTGACACAGACCGACACCGATCTCACCTGGTCAGCACCGGCAGCCGGCGGCACCCGGTCATTCTCCTTCAGCGAGGCCAGCGACGACAAGAGTTACGAGTTCGAAGGTACCGTGGAGATGGAGGTGGTGACCGCTGAACCCAGACTGGTCACCTTCACCCCCTCCCATCCCGTAAACCCACAACCTACGACCGGGCGGCAGATCGGCCTGGGACTGACCGTGCCAAAACCGGCCGATCCCGTCTGTCCCGGATACCGCTTCGTGGGTTGGTACACATCCGCACGGGGGATGGGAGGAGTTCGCTTTAACTTCGAAAAACCCATCTTGGAAAACACAGCCCTGTATGGACGGTGGGTAAGCGATACCCCCAACAACAACAACGACGACGAATCCAACCCCCCTGAACCGAGCACCCCCGACCCGGACGACAACCAAACGCAGCTCCCTGAACTCGAGAAGATTGTCTGCGAACCCGGAGTCTCGACATACCGCCAGTGTTTCCCTGACCCTGATCTTGCCAAGCAACTGGCATCTTCAACTGACAAGGAACCTGATGCGGTCCTCACCGAGGAGGATGTAGCCAAACGGTTCAGAGAAATTTCCCTGACCGACGTCTGGGATTTCAACGGCATACAGATTCTGAAGAACGCTGAGGCTATTATGCTGGATTACGCTTATCCTGAGCAGGAGCCCCCCCAATCAGGCCAGACCTCACTGGATTTGCGTCCCTTAGCCGAACTGCCGGAAATTTGGTCATTCGAGTTGTTTGCCTCAGGTGACGTGGAAACAGAAATGGATCCTCTGATCACTGACTTCACACCTATGTCCAAAATGAAAGAGCTACGAGAGATCTATATCAACGGGGCCGGCGTGAAAGACCTGAAGGGATTCGAGTCTTTTACAGATATGCCCCAACTGAGGGAAATAGATCTGGAAGATAACCATATCAGCGACGTCACTCCGTTGGACGGTCTGAAAAACCTGCGTTACATGGAGTTTCTTTCTCTCGATAGCAATCGCATCTTCGACATGTCCCCTATCGAGGGGCTTTCCAAGTTTCGGACGGAGATTACTGCCATCCAACAGCTAGCCATCGTACCCCGACATGAGCTACCCGGAGAGGCCATGGCCATGAGTCTTCCTATCCGCCCGGATGGCAAATATGCCGAGAAGGATATCGACTCTATAAGTGGCAACGGTTATCACAAGCGCAGCGATTATGCGGTGGTTTGGGACGCTCCGGTCGTTGACAGCGTCCATAGCTTCGATTTCATGGAGGAGGGAAGCCGGGAGAGCTCATGGGAATTCGAAGGGACTGTGACGGATCGACCCCTGGATGACAAATCTTCGGCGCGAGACATATACAAGATCGAATTCGACCTGGGCACCGGGAGCACCTCTCCTGCCCAGATTCCCGACCAGCTGGTTTATGCGGGAAATCTGGCGAACAAGGTATCCGACCCCGTCCGCTTCAAGCACGTCTTCGACGGCTGGTATCTGAACGGAGAGCCCCTTACCCCCGACCACTCCTCAAACGGAAACAAATCTGATTCCCAAGGCAATTCGAACGGAACCCTCGTTGATTCCGGCAATACCCTGACCAGGAACCTCGCCAACCCGGGAGATGTATTGACCAGGAACCTCCTTTACTCCGGCAGCGATGACAAAAGTCCGACCGGCTCGGACACCACAACGGATGAAGGACCCAGTGACTCAGACAGCACTGCGGAGGAGAGCCCGTTCGATTTCGACAACACAAGAATCAACAGAGACATCGTCCTGACCGCCCGGTGGACCCCGCTCTACACCATGACCTTCGACAGTCAGGGCGGCAGTGCCGTACCTTCCCAGACCGTCCCCGACGGCGAAACGGTCGACGAACCGACAGATCCGACCTGGGACGGCCATACCTTCCTGGGCTGGTTCACCGAATCGAAGGGAGGCGAATCCGCGGACTTCTCCCAGCCGCTGAGGCAGGACACCACCGTGTACGCACACTGGCGCCTGAACCCAACCCCCGCGAACCTCATCACTCCCGGAAACCAAGGTGACCAAAGTCCCGGAACGCCCGTGCCGGGATCCCTGTTCGGCATACTGGCATCCACAGGTTCCGACTTCCTGGGGTTGGTGTTTGCCGCACTGATCGTAGCGCTGTGCGGCCTTGTCTGCCAGGCCCACCTTCGGTCACGCAGGAGTTCGGTACCGCGCTAG
- a CDS encoding InlB B-repeat-containing protein — protein sequence MSVSIKIRPLAAALAVATVLACGIAATNESAFGEEGNENKATRAGTSSCIVGSSTFASCFPDYNLAVQVAESTEPDAKTPEDIMTQADVDGLTDLRVEGVSNLAGIESLTALTKLSISIGGITDLTPLDNHVLAQNITELELDENEITDISPLRNYTNAWYIDLTCNHISDLSPLKDLHPHTLKVSDQHIYLGRQDLRGNPNQAVSMPIPIGKDGEPVTPFDIEPADGLKQTNTDLTWSAPAAGGPRSFHFDNGEDQDHHFEGSVQLEVMTAEPRLVTFTPLQPVDPQPTTGQRVAHGLTATKPADPVCPGYRFVGWYTSPRVGGERFNFEKPIVENTPLYGRWISDTDDSGNSQDESTDGSDAGDNQTPLPELEKVVCEPGTSTYTQCFPDENLAKQLASRAWKSPEAILTQDDIDREFADGIVLSDVWNLNGIQILKNIDSIVLDYDYRHSQDQSPVDLRPLSELTEITSFRLTGTADKNTTAFPLVTDFTPLSKLVKMETITINTAGLENVNGFESFTGMTKLKDIDLSNNRISDVRSLSALSSLHALSGIDLRKNGILDASPLKPFEQSPAYISISDQVIIVGRHELPDTTLALSLPIRPDGKYVFNEDDNIHSISDKGRHNPSSYEVVWDVPVQDTVHSYEFWDEGYQEGSWDYSGIVTDRPADDVSGRDIYQIHFDLGTAPTLSRIPDQLVYSGNLASKVPDPIRYKHDFDGWYMKETPATPDETPANSDDTLTRNLSGTGDILTRNLLGSDDTADDGSTDTSTTVGDGSADSGTTAKEVLFDFASTRVNKDIALTARWTPRYTLTFDSQGGSAVSSQSVRADQTPKEPAAPTRAGYTFQGWSTAAQNGTPVDFTQLIGQDTTVYAQWTPGTAPVTPVVPDTPATPSTPVNPDTPATPDTPVNPGASATPDTPVNPGTPPTPDNPLVSEDPNSQISTDSPVSQMTTGKYITTSRGSRLGTLASTGSDLLGLMFGALVIVLCGLGCQAHLRSRRSSVPR from the coding sequence GTGTCAGTTTCTATAAAGATACGCCCGCTGGCGGCGGCCCTGGCAGTAGCCACTGTTCTGGCCTGCGGAATTGCCGCAACCAACGAATCGGCCTTCGGAGAAGAAGGAAACGAGAACAAGGCTACCCGTGCCGGTACCTCAAGCTGTATAGTCGGAAGCTCCACCTTCGCCTCTTGCTTCCCTGATTACAACCTGGCAGTACAAGTGGCGGAGAGCACCGAACCCGATGCCAAGACTCCAGAAGACATCATGACCCAGGCTGACGTAGACGGGCTAACTGATCTCCGTGTTGAAGGGGTCTCCAACCTGGCAGGCATCGAAAGCCTCACCGCCCTCACCAAGTTGTCCATCTCCATCGGCGGTATTACCGATCTGACCCCCTTGGATAACCATGTTCTGGCGCAGAACATCACGGAGTTGGAACTCGATGAGAATGAAATCACCGATATCTCGCCCCTCCGGAACTACACGAATGCCTGGTACATAGACCTGACATGCAACCACATTTCCGACCTATCGCCCCTAAAAGACCTGCATCCCCACACTTTAAAGGTGTCGGATCAGCACATATATCTGGGCCGCCAGGACCTGCGGGGCAATCCCAATCAGGCCGTCAGCATGCCCATTCCGATCGGCAAGGACGGGGAACCCGTCACTCCCTTCGATATCGAACCGGCGGATGGTCTGAAACAGACCAACACCGATCTCACCTGGTCCGCACCGGCAGCCGGCGGCCCCCGCTCCTTCCACTTTGACAACGGCGAGGATCAGGACCACCACTTTGAAGGTTCCGTGCAGCTGGAGGTGATGACCGCCGAGCCCAGACTGGTCACCTTCACCCCCCTCCAGCCGGTGGACCCGCAGCCCACCACCGGACAACGGGTCGCTCATGGCCTGACCGCCACGAAACCCGCCGATCCGGTCTGCCCCGGATACCGCTTCGTCGGCTGGTACACCTCCCCGAGGGTGGGAGGGGAACGCTTCAATTTCGAAAAACCCATCGTGGAGAACACCCCCCTGTACGGACGGTGGATCAGCGACACCGATGACTCCGGCAACAGCCAGGATGAGTCAACGGACGGGTCCGATGCGGGCGACAACCAAACACCCCTCCCCGAACTCGAGAAGGTGGTCTGCGAACCCGGAACCTCGACCTACACCCAGTGCTTCCCTGATGAGAATCTTGCCAAGCAGCTTGCTTCCAGAGCCTGGAAGAGCCCTGAAGCCATCCTTACCCAGGATGACATTGATAGGGAGTTCGCTGATGGTATTGTCCTAAGTGACGTATGGAACCTGAACGGTATACAGATTCTGAAGAACATCGATTCCATTGTTTTGGATTACGACTATCGGCACTCACAAGACCAGTCTCCGGTAGATCTGCGTCCCCTCTCGGAGCTGACCGAAATCACGTCGTTCCGGCTGACCGGTACAGCAGACAAGAACACGACGGCCTTCCCCCTGGTCACTGATTTCACGCCTCTATCCAAGTTGGTGAAGATGGAGACGATCACTATCAACACGGCAGGATTGGAAAACGTGAACGGATTTGAGTCCTTCACGGGCATGACCAAGCTCAAAGACATAGACCTGTCCAATAATCGGATCTCTGATGTCAGGTCGCTGTCAGCCCTCAGCAGCCTGCACGCACTGTCGGGTATCGACCTCAGAAAGAACGGTATCTTGGATGCGAGTCCCCTCAAACCATTTGAGCAGTCTCCTGCCTACATTTCGATATCTGATCAGGTAATCATCGTAGGTCGGCACGAATTACCCGACACCACTTTGGCTCTGTCTCTGCCTATTCGTCCAGATGGCAAGTACGTCTTCAATGAGGACGACAACATCCATTCGATTTCAGATAAGGGCCGCCATAACCCCAGCAGCTATGAGGTGGTCTGGGACGTCCCGGTCCAGGACACGGTTCACAGTTACGAATTCTGGGATGAAGGTTATCAAGAAGGCTCGTGGGACTACAGCGGAATCGTAACCGACCGGCCTGCTGATGACGTATCCGGGCGGGATATATACCAGATTCACTTCGATCTAGGCACCGCTCCCACACTTTCCCGGATACCCGATCAGCTGGTGTACTCAGGGAATCTGGCGAGCAAGGTCCCCGATCCCATCCGGTACAAGCACGACTTCGACGGTTGGTACATGAAGGAAACCCCTGCCACCCCGGACGAGACCCCTGCAAACTCCGATGACACCCTGACCCGGAACCTCTCCGGCACGGGCGACATCCTGACCAGAAACCTCCTTGGCTCCGACGACACCGCAGACGACGGTTCCACGGACACCAGCACCACGGTGGGTGACGGCTCGGCGGATTCCGGCACCACTGCGAAGGAAGTCCTGTTCGACTTTGCCAGCACAAGGGTCAACAAGGACATTGCACTGACCGCCCGGTGGACCCCGCGTTACACCCTGACCTTCGACAGCCAGGGCGGCAGCGCCGTGTCTTCCCAGTCCGTCCGCGCCGACCAGACTCCCAAGGAGCCGGCAGCCCCGACCCGGGCCGGATACACCTTCCAGGGCTGGTCCACCGCAGCACAGAACGGCACACCCGTGGACTTCACCCAACTGATAGGACAGGACACCACCGTATACGCCCAGTGGACCCCCGGAACAGCACCGGTAACCCCCGTGGTACCGGACACGCCCGCCACCCCGAGCACGCCGGTCAACCCGGACACACCTGCCACCCCGGATACACCGGTCAACCCGGGAGCATCCGCTACTCCTGACACCCCAGTCAACCCAGGTACTCCTCCGACCCCTGATAATCCCTTGGTTTCCGAGGACCCAAACAGTCAGATCAGCACTGACTCTCCGGTCAGTCAAATGACTACCGGGAAGTACATTACGACATCACGAGGGTCCCGTCTGGGTACCCTCGCCTCCACGGGTTCCGATTTACTCGGATTGATGTTTGGCGCACTGGTCATAGTGCTCTGCGGCCTTGGTTGCCAGGCTCACCTTCGGTCACGAAGGAGTTCGGTGCCGCGCTAA
- a CDS encoding CYTH domain-containing protein: protein MPFDEEHKDFEFERRFFCRNLPEKLTSGETPTLIVQSYYVHEDNYALRIRLQADDHALDMNSHTDALHTLLEAGSHFTAASMTAKGPSVGGTRYEAERAIDIGIAQELMLRGGSPIVKNRYGIWLDEDWWNLDVFGGENAPLVVAEVERSGPVTDLTIPDFCLTEITDDPRFSNDGLANKPFSRWADTFDRELAENGPHFMTNFGHNRTEGNPNSH from the coding sequence ATGCCGTTTGACGAGGAGCACAAGGACTTCGAATTTGAGCGTCGCTTCTTTTGCCGGAACCTACCGGAGAAGCTGACAAGCGGGGAGACCCCTACCCTGATAGTGCAGAGCTACTACGTGCACGAAGACAACTACGCCCTCCGAATACGCCTCCAGGCCGACGACCACGCACTTGATATGAACAGCCACACCGACGCCCTACATACCCTCCTGGAAGCAGGCAGCCATTTCACCGCAGCCTCCATGACGGCCAAGGGACCATCAGTCGGTGGAACACGGTACGAGGCGGAACGCGCCATCGACATCGGCATCGCCCAGGAGCTCATGCTCAGAGGCGGATCCCCAATCGTCAAGAACCGTTACGGTATCTGGCTCGATGAGGATTGGTGGAACCTGGATGTCTTCGGCGGAGAGAATGCGCCGCTTGTTGTCGCCGAGGTGGAACGCAGCGGCCCCGTCACCGATCTGACCATCCCCGACTTCTGCCTGACGGAGATCACCGACGATCCCAGATTCTCCAACGACGGCCTGGCCAACAAACCCTTCAGCCGCTGGGCGGATACCTTCGATAGGGAGCTCGCAGAAAATGGCCCCCACTTCATGACCAATTTCGGGCACAACCGAACCGAAGGAAACCCGAACAGCCACTGA